TCCCGGGTATCCAGCCAGATGACATCTATACGGCCATCAGGGGCAACTGACATGGTCCCAAACCATTGATAGGCATTGTTTCCGGGATCGTCATTCACCCTAACCGGAAAGCTCCATGTTAACCCACCATCCGTGCTCCGCGCAAACATGATATCACAGGGATCTGAGGTGGAAAAACGCTCTACGGAACAAAGAAGATAAATAATACCATTACCGGGCCCACCGCTTGAATCCATGGTTATTATTGTCTGACCAAGCAAACCGCCAGGATTCGGACATTCGTACCCTCCAAAACCAACGATTTGACCATTAAGATCCACGGAAACTGTGAAATCCCATGACACATCTTCACCGGAATTTTGCGCGTTGGAAGATTTTGCCACCATAAAACCACTCCATAGTGCTCCGCCAACATAAAGTTCGCCATCCGGACTGACAAAAGTCGTCCCCCAGTAGGGATCACCTGGGATGCTGGAACAATCTTCATAGGAGAGATTATTATCGGTTGAACGGGTGAACAAATATGGGTAGCAGGAACTGGCGGTGGACCAGAATTCATAAATGTTCCCTGCCCCAATTCCAGAAGTTTTGTCGATCGACATCCATTGTTTATCACCCCCATGTGCATAGGTACCCATGCCCCATGAGCTACCACCATCGTCAGACTTGTAAACATTACACCAGTATTCATCTCCTCCAACAGTCAGGCTGTTATAGTAGAAATTTCCATCTCCATCACTGCCGAGAACAGGATCAGACCTGAATATGCCGGGATCGATCACCCCGGGAAAAATCCAGGTCTGCCCGGCATCTTCCGTATACCCATAGCCTGCCTGGCGAAAACTGTTAGAAATATTATCAAATTGCCGCCAGCCAATGGCAATTTTGCCG
This DNA window, taken from Bacteroidales bacterium, encodes the following:
- a CDS encoding T9SS type A sorting domain-containing protein codes for the protein MKKLSICKLPENSSLLLFAIIMLAFLPTGYGQDKTGDQLKNPKRVLLEIPDGAYVASPREMHATSPAYRFYSQGFSIVQVNVNIEGNNIVNDAANEPSIAFNPNDPGKIAIGWRQFDNISNSFRQAGYGYTEDAGQTWIFPGVIDPGIFRSDPVLGSDGDGNFYYNSLTVGGDEYWCNVYKSDDGGSSWGMGTYAHGGDKQWMSIDKTSGIGAGNIYEFWSTASSCYPYLFTRSTDNNLSYEDCSSIPGDPYWGTTFVSPDGELYVGGALWSGFMVAKSSNAQNSGEDVSWDFTVSVDLNGQIVGFGGYECPNPGGLLGQTIITMDSSGGPGNGIIYLLCSVERFSTSDPCDIMFARSTDGGLTWSFPVRVNDDPGNNAYQWFGTMSVAPDGRIDVIWLDTRDNSGLVNSALYYSYSLDQGLTWTQNVKLSDSFNPHIGWPQQDKMGDYFDMYSDDAGAHLAWAATFNGEQDVYYSVITPSYVGMAEKGRGSFVSLLQNFPNPFMDKATIRYNLIEKGFISLKVYTMTGREVTTLVNEIQETGLHQAVFNATGLESGVYYYRLQAGGLYETRRLVLLR